In Oncorhynchus masou masou isolate Uvic2021 chromosome 28, UVic_Omas_1.1, whole genome shotgun sequence, the DNA window CTCAACATAACAGAAATATCTGATACAGTCCCTGAGAGACACATTTTAGCTTTCAGCCGTTTAAAACTTTTTTCCACCCACCAGGGAACATTTTGAAATATTTCATCATACTGGGAAAAAATGTACGAGCCCTGAAATGGCTGGCTGTTCCACTGACAGCTCAGTAAAGCCAGTGGAAATGGATCTCATGGCTGTTTTGACACACTCAAAGCCCTGCTGTCAGGATAAAATGACTGTGCCGCAGCAGAAGGAATGAGGTCATTAGAGTGCTTTTGATCGTGGGTAATTGCTCATGGACGCTTTTGCCAGCATTGGCAGGGCTTCAGTTGGGTTTAAACAGCCAAGATATGGAAACTCTGAACATAGCCATCCGAAGTGTGTACATGCATCTGTTAACCAGTCAATGAGCTGGTTTAGCTGCGTAGATGTCAGCACTAGATCAGGACTTGAAGATGAAAAAAATGCTCAAAAACAATAATTTGTAGCGTTTTTACATTGATGTTTCTTCTTTGTCTAATATTGTTAATGTTACTTACAACATGTTTTGTCTTTCAGTTGGAAAAGTACCCAGCTAAACTGGAAAACCCCTACATAAGACATAAAAATGTAAGTGAAAGTACTGCTTTCAGAAAGAAAGATGGGGATATGTTCCTTTGGATTACTTTTCAAatgaattattttttattataataCGATTCTCAATGATTCTCAGTTATTTGTTGATTTACTCCATACTACCTCAGAAGTACAGTCACAGATCTTCTCTGAGCATACAAAGTTATTTTGTTTACCCTAAAGTCATACTTCATTTATTCTTACCTTAACCTATGTGTGGTCTTGCCCAGTTCTTCCCCTCTTACCCCTCAGCGATGCCTGGCATGCCAGCCCTGCACCCCCACTCAGGACCCCCAGGGCCCTTCAGCTCTCTGCAAGGAGCCTTCCAGCCCAAGGTCCATAACACATCACTGActccctcagtctgtctgtctctctttcattaCCCAGTGttatcccccccaccccccacacatgctgTTCTCAGTCTAAACACCTGACTTCCCATCTCTCCCTAGTCTAATCCTATGGATGTGGCAACACGGCCAGGAGAAGTTCCTCACAATCTCCTACCAAAGGGCCTACGGGTATATGCCATTTGCCAGCCTTATGTAAGCTTGTTGACAGAATTCTAGCCCTCAGGTTTAAGACTAATCAAATTATTTTCCTTCTATTTATTCTAGCAGAAGTCTGGCAAATGGTGTGCAATGCATGCCCAGATCGCCTGGCAGATTCAACACCACCAGCAGAGGATGAAGGTACTTCAGATGTGTTCCTTTATTTCACTCAATGCAGCGAAAGTTTCAAATAGCGgtacaaatcaaatccaaatcagATCAAACTTTATTTGTGACATGCACCGGATGCAACAAGTGGAGACCTTGCCGTGAAATTCTGACTTACAATAATCAGTGAAGTTATGCTTTCTGTATCCTCCTCGGTCTCAGCAACTCACCTCTCAATCTCTATTGAGCTTTtaatcttctctctctcacctcctctgtcaatctctctcctccccatttTATCTGTCTATCTTTAACAGCACATGCGCTTTGATCCACATAAGCTGAATATGAGCGGGGTGAAGCTGGACCTGTTTAGTCGGCCAGCTGCTCCGGGTCTTCCTCCTGGACTGTCCTTTGGCCATGACCTGGCCcgacctctcctgtcctcctcaggTTAGCCAGCCCATTCCATTTTCATATTCATTATTGTGGGTGTTAAATGAGGATCTATGTGCAGTTATGATGATTTTGTACGGCCTTGGGAGCAACTGTGTTGGTTGCTTACTGTAGAGATGACATGTTTACTTTATATATCCCTTTATGTCAATGTGAGTGTGGTTGATTCGTAGAAAAATAAATTGGCGTGCAACTCAAATCTATAGACTAACAGAAAGTCTTCGGTGCGGAGTATAAAAATGcatagtgaaaagaaggaaaacAGCTATTTCTTTTGCAGTTTTACTGTATTTTAGCAGCAGCAGAGGTCAACAAAAAGACACGTTTTGGCAACAACCTTCGTCAGTGTGGTTGATTCACTCACTACTGTACCTTCACCCCCTACAGGTCATTTGTCTGCATCACCATTCAGCGCCGCCACTCATCACGTCCACTATTTACCTGCTAGCCACCTCACTGGTAAGTGCCATAGGCTGCTGGTGCAACGTCTAAATAATGATGTTTAAAGTCCAAGACAATTCAGCAATAAGGCACAAGAGGCAGTGCTGTATTATGAATACAGTCACAAGTAAACGGCATTGTTCGGCCCGACGTGATAgcatcagcatccaggatccaaacaACCAGTTTTAGAATAAACATTAAGAGGTGCCATTCTTGTGATGTTCCTCAGATCCATTTGGACGAGCTAGTCACTATGGAAACCTTGGACAACTGGCAACTAATGCATTTGGCGGCCTGGGTGCCTCTTCTATTGGTAAGTTTTCGCTCTCAAATAATTGACCTCAACCAAAGACAACCTACTGTTTTAACTAAATTAGtaaattgattgatttgattgaaaATACATCAACCCTTCCTCTCTCAGGCCCAGGCAGCCTGTTTGGTGGAAGGCAGAGCCATGGGTTGTCAGGTTTTGTCAGCCCCCCTCAGGAAACCTGTAACCGCCTGCACCGAACgcccccctccttccccacacCTCCAGCACTGTCCAGGCCTGCTGATGTGGACCGCAAGCCCACGGTCCATAGCagcgagagggaaagggaagCTAAGAAAAGGGATCACTCTGCTACCAAGGAGGAGTCGGAGAGAGACGGGTCAGTGACAGCCTTACTGTGGAAATGGCATTTCCTATCCATAAAGGCCTTCAAAGGTTGTGATAAAATAATATTCTGTCCTCTCTATAGGAATACTCTGGAAAGAAGCCATCAGTCCACCCACACATCCTCAGGCTTTCAGATTAGTAACCTGATTGGCAGCAGCAgcccagggaggaagaggagcagcCCAGATCAGGGACCCCAGGCTGAGAGGGAGGGCAGCTCTCTTGGGAGAGTCCAGGTGAAGCAGAGCTCCTCTCCAGCGCTggaggtgcaggatagaggatcTTCAACCCCATACACCACAGTGAAGAACCACCAATCCAACGAGAACACACAAACTCTGAAGGGACCTTTAAAGATAAAGCAGGAGCGCAGAGATGAGCCAGAGGTTATGGCTGGGCCACCGGAGTGTACCCTCTTACTCCCACCAGGCCACTCTCAGGCTCCATACCCCTCAAGGCACAACCACTTCCCCACCGCAGGCATGCTTCAGAGCAGTCATCTACctcactctctacccctctccatgaGCCCCGTGCACCCAGTGAGTAGCCTCAGTGCAATGGAGCGAGCCCGTATCCAGCCCTTCATGGGGGTCAGTACACTAGCCGCAGGTCGAAACCACCATGTGTCCCCTCACCTTTCAGGCCACTGGGACCCACTTCGAGACCCCTACAGAGGGCTGTACCTGCAGAGCCAGCAGGTACATTTGACCTATGACCCTGAGAGAGGCCACAGACAGCGGGAGCAACACCCCCACCCACAGCAGTACTTACAGGACAGGCACCGGCAAGCAGAGGAGAGGGCAAGGCTGCACCAGCTTCAGGGCTCTCCCATGGAGGGCCACCTAGCCCACACACCCACCTTTGTGTCCTCTCTGGGTGGGGTGATGTACCCTAAGCTCAGCCCCTCAGCTCCACACAGTGGCCATCTGAACAGAACTCCACAGACTGTCACTCTTAGTGCCCCACCCCCTCTGGtgcccacctccaccaccaccacaacccctGGCAGACCTGCCACTCCTCGAAAGACCACGCCCACTAGTGCCCCACCCTCTGGGGACCCCACCCCATCCTGCAAAGCCaaagaggtagaggtggaggcaCAGTAGCATGGTAGTCTCTTAGAAAAAAGCGACAAGACTGGGATCCTTTTaaatacacattacacactcaaCTTGATGAAATGTCTCGCTTTTTAAAATGAAAAAGCTCTAAGTCAAAATTGTGTATTGTAGATTATTTGTTAATAAATCAGAAGTTTAAGTAGTGAGTCTGCATAGAAACTGTTGAATAAGTTGAATAACTGATGTTGGATAATGTTATTTGATAGTAATATATGATGTTTTTTCATGTTTGTAAGATTTCCGTGTACAGACGTAGATTTTATGAATTTGTATATTTTTTATGTTGTGTAATGCATTACATTGTTCTTTATTACACATTTATCAACAGGTAAAACAGAAAATAGATGTTCTCCTTTTGATAGTTCGTCTTAGATGTGACCATGTTTCCTACCTGAAAATGTTATTGACTTTTACCTTCTGTAAATATTCACATAACCTGTCATTTGTTTCTATAAATAATGTCTATTTAAACAAAAAACGTAATTACTTGATAATTCATTCTTATTTTCACGTGCATCAGCAGTGCTCCCTCTTGTGGCAGACTTGGTACAAAATGCAGAATGTCCACTTGGAATTGATGGGACAGGGTTCAATAGTTCAACTAAATGCTGAGTCTAAACACGGATTTGATTTAATTCCTTTTAGATTATCAAGTGTCGAAGGTCACCAGATGTGTGTAGTTTGCAGTAAACAAATAGCATATAACATGACCATAAAGCTACCTTTTATGAAATCCTCATGTTGTATCAGACAAGCACATACAACCGGTGCACCAAAGTGGAGAGTATATTTATCAAATTCCATTGTCTGAGGAAAAGACAGCCGCATGTTCTTGTTTATTTTTGTGTTGTGGATATTTTGGCGCTCATTTGCGCCAAGCCTTACAGTGTGCTTTTCAACTAATCTATTTGTGTTTAAAAGTAATAAATAGTAATTGaaagtatatgtacagtatatgttgcCGGATGTAACATGTTTATGTATTttacattttcaaatcaaatctaagtAAAACGGGTGAGGGTTAAAAGTCAAATGTTCCTCAATAAAGCAGAAATTATTAGCCTACAAATAAGTATTCACCCTCctggatttaaaaataaataaataattcctCTCGGACCATCAGGGTGGCACAAGTAATAATGGCACGGAGTCCCGAATTTAGAATAATCTTCAGTCACATCCACGTTCATGTTTTATTTTAGAAATTAAAAAAGAGCATTCCATTTCATTCCTGCTCAAGTTAAGGAATGCTGATTAAATCTATAATGTATTATGTCATTTTAATCTATCATAATTGTTATAGGTTTTAATAGTAGTATAATTTATCATAGCATGTGCTATGTGTATGCGATTTGTGCCCACTGAGGTAGCGCGTACCTCATTCTTTTCTATGGACGTCATCTGCTAAACCGGAAGTCTTTGTGCATAACAAAATCTAGTTTGTGGTTTGGTGCCATAGACATAGATAGAGGACTCACAGACGTGCCATTTCCacgtctgtgacagcatgggcggCGCCATTGAgctatctccattttgaagtagacCATGTTCTTCTTCACGGTTGGCTGATCTCTCCTGATGACCCGATTGGACATGACTCTAACAGGGTCACCAGGAGAGATCAGCCAATTAAGTTGAAGTCCACCAAATGGTCGAAGCTGGCCATGCATATTCagccttttggccactagaggcctctatcattctctatgttGGTGCTAACTTTGTTCTTCAAGGCTGACTGAACAAGGATTctatggtaaaaaaaaatatatatatatatatatttatataaatatatgatATCTAGCTAGGAACTAAACCAGTCGACAATGTAGCTAATGTTATAGTACACATACTACTAGATATGTAACGTTATATCGACAGGATGTCAGCTAGCGGAATGCATGCCAACCTGTAATCTCTTATAGTGCCACAATAACGacgtagctaactagctagctagctagtatctCGCTTAAACAATGGCTTTGCTAACGGTAGCTGAGGTTCTTTAGCATGTTAGCGTTTGTGGCTACAGTAGCATTACCGTTAGCTAGCCAGACCAGTTAGAAAGTTCCATAACTAAGGTAACGTAAATTGCTATTAAGTAGCTACTACAGCTAGAAGGTTACCATTATTATAGCTAAGAAAGGAATTAATTTCAGGATCAACATATTTTAAAGTGGTAGCGTTACGCATAcgattttttttttgcattgtttcaGAAAATGTCCACAATATATCTGGCATTAATAGTGGAATGATAGTGTTTCACAGTATTACCAAAGTTGTGGTATACTAGCTACTGTGATATTCGACTATTGGTTTCTCCCGACGTAGCGGCATCTGATGTCAGAATATGAAAGCTTTTCTGACTTTGTGGCGGTGTTGTctagtggaaatctgtcatttcctggttgctaaaattctacacTATCATTCATCCTTGTGGAACGATTCGACACCTTGCGGAGTCTATGCCCCCGAAtagttgaggctgttctgagggcaacagGGGGTgcgactcaatattaggaaggttctcctaatgttttgtacactgagtCTATGTTGGGCCTGGAGTTAAGTCCCTTAGCTAGCTAATATACCTATTGCTTCCTGTGATTAGCTAGTTGatgactaacgttagctagtacaGACTTGTCACGTTGGCCCCATTCTGAGAACCCAGTATAGGGAACTATTTAGCATAGTTTAAGAACAGGTTCTGTTCTATGTGCTTTTCTGCTAGTTATAAACATTGCTATAAACAACTAGCTCGATAGTTATTATGCTATTTATTTGGGGTGCATGATTAATATCGGCTGTGAACACCGTtgcattgtcacgacttccataTGGTCTGTTTGGACCCACAGGAAGAGATGTCAGGAATAAGTGCGGTGACCTCAGCGTTGCCAGCGGCTACAACCCGTACCACCTCCTTCAAGGGCTCCTGCCCCAGCTCGAAGTATGTGAAGCTGAATGTGGGCGGGGTGCTCTACTACACCACCATGCAGACCCTTACCAAGCAGGACACCATGCTCAAGGCCATGTTCAGTGGCAGGATGGAGGTCCTCACAGACAGTGAAGGCAAAGATAtttataactaaaccaagatagtTTATCTGTGTCCTTTTCAATGGGAGCAAATTAAGCATAATGGGCaaaacaagcaaggaggtgggcacaGCCAAGCGTGAGATCATAGTGGCACATtctagcatgtatttgcatatttccattaGGGAACACCTTCTCTAAAGTGCGCATGTGCAGTAATTAAATTCGTCCTTGCACTTCTTGTAAACAACGCAATTTGAAAATGTAAACTTTGGCAAAGGGTCACTCCTAAAACACTAAGTGCACTCTGTTTgtaacagattctagttttgggaactgAAAACTCTATTGAGATCGGGCTTTTTTTAGATGAGAAAATAAGCAGAATGTCGTCCCAGTTCCATCTCGCtccatactctcccactgctggccactgggcttcctcctTGCCATATTTGATGGGTAGTGGAAATTCCAACTGGATGCTTCAGATTTAAACAGTTCCTTGTTCTATCTGTGGAGAAGGCATTGGTGATGACATGGGTTGTCTGCagccagggtttcccaaacctTATGTCCACTGCAAAGTCTTGAGTCCTGCAAAGTACATGCTCCTTGATGCTGCATAGTATATGATTCTATTTTACAGACTAGCTCCCTTAGCATGCCTTCCATCTGATATGGCTCTAAatgaagatacacacacacacagtcaactatCTCCACTATGTTGTCTCTGCCACTTCTCAATGTAATGAGTCGTGTCCTCTCCTGCAGGCTGGATCCTTATTGACAGGTGTGGAAAGCACTTTGGGACCATTCTGAACTACCTGCGTGATGGTGCTGTACCTCTGCCTGAGATCCGGAGAGAGGTCGAAGAGCTCCTGGCAGAGGCCAAGTACTACCTGGTGCAGGGGCTAGCTGACGAGTGCCACGCTGCCTTGGAGGTATTGTATCAGTGGAGGTTGGTGGgaagagctataggaggacaggctcattgtaatggctggaatggaaaaaATGGACGGCATCAAATAAATGGAAACTgcatgtttgactctgttccatttattcaattccatccattacaatgagcctgtccttagctcctcccaccagtctccAATATATTGTGTACTACCTTAACATAGTGTAAACACTTACCTGTAATCAATCTCTATCTtggtatctctctttctctgcatgcTGGTGTAGCCACAGTCCCCATTGAATTATTTGGGTCCTGTTTCCTCCATGCTTTCAGAATAAAGATATGTATGAGCCCTTCTGTAAAGTGCCTTTGGTCACGTCCTCAAAGGAAGAACAGAGACTCATCTCTACCTCCAaggtaaaaaatatttaaaaaatcacaATTGACATGTAAGGTTAGACAGACAGCATGGAGTTGTATTCTATTTGTTACTCAACACTGACTACCTATGTTCCTTTTAATTTTGGATTACAGCCCACAGTCAAGCTGTTATACAACAGGAGCAACAACAAGTACTCTTACACTAGGTAGGCTAAATATTACATATGATTGTGGTAAAATACTTAATGAGCTTATACTGTATTTCTTACATGTACGTGTGAAGTGGATTGTATCATGGATAAggctgtggcggtcacaaaatttcatcagccagtgattgtcaagcaaataactgccggtctcgcGGTAATTGACCGTtgattaacataaacacatttagcatctcctggctccCACACATAGCCTAGAAGGCACTGGTGCAGACCTTTGGAAcctctacattttaaaaagtctagtaaatccatgtaatatagcctacaccttcacaataaatccattatttattttagacaggtctaagaagcatgatacagtggggcaaaaaagtatttagtcagccaccaattgtgcaagttctcccacttaaaaagatgagagaggcctgtaattttcatcatagggacacttcaactatgacagacaaaatgagaagaaaaaaatccagaaaatcacattgtaggattttttaattaatttatttgcaaattatggtggaaaataagtatttggtcacctacaaacaaacaaacaaagaggaccgagcacgtccctattctcatcgacgggggtgcagtggagtaggttgagagattcaagttccttggtgtacacatcaccaacaaactaacatggtccaagcacaccaagacagtcgtgaagagggcacgacaaaacctattccccctcaggagactgaaaagatttggcatgggtcctcagaccctcaaaaagttctacagctgcactatcgagagcatcctgactagttgcatcactggctggtatggcaactgctctgcctccgaccacaaggcactacagagggtagtgcgaatggcccagtacatcactggagccaagctccctgccatccaggacctctataccaggcagtgtgtcaaatggctacccagactatttgcatttccttaaccccccacccccaccctttacaccgctgctactctgttgttattatctatgcacagtcactttaataactctacccacatgtacatcgctattgttattttactgttactctttaattacttgttacttttatttctcttttttcctgtagtccacaatcatcaccacacggtcaggtctctgacctcctccctataggctgtctcgctgttgttgttgatcaggcctaccactgttgtgtcatcggcaaacttaatgatggtgttggagtcgtgcctagccgtgcagtcatgagtgaacagggagtacaggaggggactgagcacgcacccctgaggggcccctgtgttgaggatcagcgtgacggatgtgttgttacctacccttaccacctgggggcagcctgtcaggaagtccaggatccagttgcagagggtggtgtttactcccagggtccttagcttactgatgagctttgagggcactatggtgttgaaggcagagctttagtcaatgaatagcattcttacgtaggtgttccttttgtccaggtgggaaagggcagtatgaagtgcaatagagatttcatgatctgttggggtggtatgcaaattggagtccgtctagggtttctgggataatggtgttaatatGAACCATTACCATTCTTTCTCAAAgctcttcatggctacagatgtgagtgctgcgGGTCGGTAGtctttaggcaggttaccttagtgttcttgggcacaggcactatgttggtattacaaactcggacagggagaagttgaaaatgtcagtgaatacacttgccagtttgtcagcgcatgctcggagtacacgtcctgaaactccatctggccctgcggccttgtgaatgttgacctgttttaaaggttttactcacattggcagAGGAGAGCGTGATcgcacagtcttccggaacagctggtgctctcatgcatgtttcagtgccatttgcctcgaaacgagcatagaagtagtttagctcgtctggtaggctcgtgtcactgggcagctctggGCTgtgctttgtagtctgtaatggtttgcaagccctgccacatccgacgagcgtcagagccggtgtagtacgattctatcttagtcctgtattgacgctttgcctgtttgatggttcgtcggagggcatagcaggatttcttatgagcttccaggttagagtcctgcttctagaaagcggcagctctagcctttatctctgtgcggatgttgcctgtaatccatggcttctggttggggtatgtatgtacagtcactgtgggacgatgtcatcgatgcacttattgatgaagccaatgactgatgtggtgtgctcctcaatgccatcggaggaatcccggaacagattccagtctgtgctagcaaaacactACCAGAGTGCTGCACGCTCCATCACATGatcaggtctttctcacaggctacaagtggaGACAGACATATCGGGGATGCAACTGCtcacgtccttatccaattctgaGGTGCATATTAAAGAACTGTCCatatttacttttcgtcagccaacaagatgagttggcctaacaaacagcaaaagcactagcctatgtcaatctactgtcACCCATAGTACAAAGAtcaacctattctattctgtgtgagaaataagtattccaaacatagtctgggacagttgtgagATGTGATAGATCTCAAAGTAATACAACCACTATcatcaaaaaaaaaatgttttatgcaatatggctga includes these proteins:
- the LOC135517822 gene encoding autism susceptibility gene 2 protein homolog isoform X2 gives rise to the protein MDKERIALCRVAIASTLSSKMDGKIKRSRRSRSQRDRVRRRDAIDRNDQNRSPSSGSDLGQSPVRNKALCNYGKITNLHYVRPPRPSRKKRRGSVSQEEDIIDGFAIASFLSLESLEVALRKSTKSLRSQGGKEKWESQVLKKRKTEQTAEGHVIPVNGFTDNRADFDHEQDGEKEQGKVKNRSKMTKQVKRLLGRQSGAEVTRTQGTPQRSNSKEHHSGSSFSGRGYSCDSESDIDDKVSGIESEKFFTLRTTNDIGVDERDETKVCSSATVSGLQRSQEQSSDTPLDLPAASPAPGSQPAGSPAPAAPLTSTRTTSPLPAVCVKKERTSPRNTTTPTLPGSGLSQVKREPLSHHQGHPLYIGLHNSSSIERSRKRILPSSPHLGRHSSPLPVLPLSVSELPAPHFFLPVHGHRRPAMFTSPLGLPTNGIVGHSTEAGYSEHDLLRQELNNRFLAQTAERGTGSGPPLLRTEFHQHTHQHQHQHQHQLTFLSYPNGLPPPPGILSTTPNMGRTADLNLEKYPAKLENPYIRHKNFFPSYPSAMPGMPALHPHSGPPGPFSSLQGAFQPKSNPMDVATRPGEVPHNLLPKGLRKSGKWCAMHAQIAWQIQHHQQRMKHMRFDPHKLNMSGVKLDLFSRPAAPGLPPGLSFGHDLARPLLSSSGHLSASPFSAATHHVHYLPASHLTDPFGRASHYGNLGQLATNAFGGLGASSIGPGSLFGGRQSHGLSGFVSPPQETCNRLHRTPPSFPTPPALSRPADVDRKPTVHSSEREREAKKRDHSATKEESERDGNTLERSHQSTHTSSGFQISNLIGSSSPGRKRSSPDQGPQAEREGSSLGRVQVKQSSSPALEVQDRGSSTPYTTVKNHQSNENTQTLKGPLKIKQERRDEPEVMAGPPECTLLLPPGHSQAPYPSRHNHFPTAGMLQSSHLPHSLPLSMSPVHPVSSLSAMERARIQPFMGVSTLAAGRNHHVSPHLSGHWDPLRDPYRGLYLQSQQVHLTYDPERGHRQREQHPHPQQYLQDRHRQAEERARLHQLQGSPMEGHLAHTPTFVSSLGGVMYPKLSPSAPHSGHLNRTPQTVTLSAPPPLVPTSTTTTTPGRPATPRKTTPTSAPPSGDPTPSCKAKEVEVEAQ
- the LOC135517822 gene encoding autism susceptibility gene 2 protein homolog isoform X1, which translates into the protein MDKERIALCRVAIASTLSSKMDGKIKRSRRSRSQRDRVRRRDAIDRNDQNRSPSSGSDLGQSPVRNKALCNYGKITNLHYVRPPRPSRKKRRGSVSQEEDIIDGFAIASFLSLESLEVALRKSTKSLRSQGGKEKWESQVLKKRKTEQTAEGHVIPVNGFTDNRADFDHEQDGEKEQGKVKNRSKMTKQVKRLLGRQSGAEVTRTQGTPQRSNSKEHHSGSSFSGRGYSCDSESDIDDKVSGIESEKFFTLRTTNDIGVDERDETKVCSSATVSGLQRSQEQSSDTPLDLPAASPAPGSQPAGSPAPAAPLTSTRTTSPLPAVCVKKERTSPRNTTTPTLPGSGLSQVKREPLSHHQGHPLYIGLHNSSSIERSRKRILPSSPHLGRHSSPLPVLPLSVSELPAPHFFLPVHGHRRPAMFTSPLGLPTNGIVGHSTEAGYSEHDLLRQELNNRFLAQTAERGTGSGPPLLRTEFHQHTHQHQHQHQHQLTFLSYPNGLPPPPGILSTTPNMGRTADLNLEKYPAKLENPYIRHKNFFPSYPSAMPGMPALHPHSGPPGPFSSLQGAFQPKSNPMDVATRPGEVPHNLLPKGLRQKSGKWCAMHAQIAWQIQHHQQRMKHMRFDPHKLNMSGVKLDLFSRPAAPGLPPGLSFGHDLARPLLSSSGHLSASPFSAATHHVHYLPASHLTDPFGRASHYGNLGQLATNAFGGLGASSIGPGSLFGGRQSHGLSGFVSPPQETCNRLHRTPPSFPTPPALSRPADVDRKPTVHSSEREREAKKRDHSATKEESERDGNTLERSHQSTHTSSGFQISNLIGSSSPGRKRSSPDQGPQAEREGSSLGRVQVKQSSSPALEVQDRGSSTPYTTVKNHQSNENTQTLKGPLKIKQERRDEPEVMAGPPECTLLLPPGHSQAPYPSRHNHFPTAGMLQSSHLPHSLPLSMSPVHPVSSLSAMERARIQPFMGVSTLAAGRNHHVSPHLSGHWDPLRDPYRGLYLQSQQVHLTYDPERGHRQREQHPHPQQYLQDRHRQAEERARLHQLQGSPMEGHLAHTPTFVSSLGGVMYPKLSPSAPHSGHLNRTPQTVTLSAPPPLVPTSTTTTTPGRPATPRKTTPTSAPPSGDPTPSCKAKEVEVEAQ
- the LOC135517822 gene encoding autism susceptibility gene 2 protein-like isoform X3; its protein translation is MDKERIALCRVAIASTLSSKMDGKIKRSRRSRSQRDRVRRRDAIDRNDQNRSPSSGSDLGQSPVRNKALCNYGKITNLHYVRPPRPSRKKRRGSVSQEEDIIDGFAIASFLSLESLEVALRKSTKSLRSQGGKEKWESQVLKKRKTEQTAEGHVIPVNGFTDNRADFDHEQDGEKEQGKVKNRSKMTKQVKRLLGRQSGAEVTRTQGTPQRSNSKEHHSGSSFSGRGYSCDSESDIDDKVSGIESEKFFTLRTTNDIGVDERDETKVCSSATVSGLQRSQEQSSDTPLDLPAASPAPGSQPAGSPAPAAPLTSTRTTSPLPAVCVKKERTSPRNTTTPTLPGSGLSQVKREPLSHHQGHPLYIGLHNSSIERSRKRILPSSPHLGRHSSPLPVLPLSVSELPAPHFFLPVHGHRRPAMFTSPLGLPTNGIVGHSTEAGYSEHDLLRQELNNRFLAQTAERGTGSGPPLLRTEFHQHTHQHQHQHQHQLTFLSYPNGLPPPPGILSTTPNMGRTADLNLEKYPAKLENPYIRHKNFFPSYPSAMPGMPALHPHSGPPGPFSSLQGAFQPKSNPMDVATRPGEVPHNLLPKGLRQKSGKWCAMHAQIAWQIQHHQQRMKHMRFDPHKLNMSGVKLDLFSRPAAPGLPPGLSFGHDLARPLLSSSGHLSASPFSAATHHVHYLPASHLTDPFGRASHYGNLGQLATNAFGGLGASSIGPGSLFGGRQSHGLSGFVSPPQETCNRLHRTPPSFPTPPALSRPADVDRKPTVHSSEREREAKKRDHSATKEESERDGNTLERSHQSTHTSSGFQISNLIGSSSPGRKRSSPDQGPQAEREGSSLGRVQVKQSSSPALEVQDRGSSTPYTTVKNHQSNENTQTLKGPLKIKQERRDEPEVMAGPPECTLLLPPGHSQAPYPSRHNHFPTAGMLQSSHLPHSLPLSMSPVHPVSSLSAMERARIQPFMGVSTLAAGRNHHVSPHLSGHWDPLRDPYRGLYLQSQQVHLTYDPERGHRQREQHPHPQQYLQDRHRQAEERARLHQLQGSPMEGHLAHTPTFVSSLGGVMYPKLSPSAPHSGHLNRTPQTVTLSAPPPLVPTSTTTTTPGRPATPRKTTPTSAPPSGDPTPSCKAKEVEVEAQ
- the LOC135517833 gene encoding BTB/POZ domain-containing adapter for CUL3-mediated RhoA degradation protein 3-like isoform X1, which encodes MEEMSGISAVTSALPAATTRTTSFKGSCPSSKYVKLNVGGVLYYTTMQTLTKQDTMLKAMFSGRMEVLTDSEGWILIDRCGKHFGTILNYLRDGAVPLPEIRREVEELLAEAKYYLVQGLADECHAALENKDMYEPFCKVPLVTSSKEEQRLISTSKPTVKLLYNRSNNKYSYTSNSDDNMLKNIELFDKLSLRFNGRVLFIKDVIGDEICCWSFYGQGRKIAEVCCTSIVYATEKKQTKVEFPEARIYEETLNILLYESQDGRGPDNALLEATGGAAGRSHHLDEDEERERIERVRRIHIKRPDDRTHHHQ
- the LOC135517833 gene encoding BTB/POZ domain-containing adapter for CUL3-mediated RhoA degradation protein 3-like isoform X2, which produces MSGISAVTSALPAATTRTTSFKGSCPSSKYVKLNVGGVLYYTTMQTLTKQDTMLKAMFSGRMEVLTDSEGWILIDRCGKHFGTILNYLRDGAVPLPEIRREVEELLAEAKYYLVQGLADECHAALENKDMYEPFCKVPLVTSSKEEQRLISTSKPTVKLLYNRSNNKYSYTSNSDDNMLKNIELFDKLSLRFNGRVLFIKDVIGDEICCWSFYGQGRKIAEVCCTSIVYATEKKQTKVEFPEARIYEETLNILLYESQDGRGPDNALLEATGGAAGRSHHLDEDEERERIERVRRIHIKRPDDRTHHHQ